The [Clostridium] celerecrescens 18A genomic sequence TTGACAAGAGATAGGGAAGATTTAGCTTCCGGAAGTGAACATTATGTTATTCTAGGAACAGAAACGATTTACGAATCAGGTGCATACGGAAACCGGAGGAGTAGATCAATATCAAGAAGTAAATCCTTGTCATGGGATGAAATATTTTCAGCTGTTGGGCCACACTTATTAGCTCCAAAGACCTTACATGGTTTTAAGTCTGATTTAATGTCATCTATAAACGCTGCATATGATGCTGGGTTTTCGTTTTTGAATGATGACTGTGTTCAAACAATTAAGATACAGTTATATGCCCTGGGGCTTATTACTGTTTATCAAGCAAAGCAAACTAGTGGGAGCGTTGTAGAGGGCATTGTTATAACTGAAAAGGGAAAGAAATATTTGACGGAATTAAAAACAATAAAAAAGTAGAAATTCACCAACCATCAATATTCGGTGGTTGGTTTTTTATTGCGAAAATGAGGAGGTTGGAATGAATATGGAAAAGAGTCAACCAGTTGTAATATATCGTTGCCGCCAGTGTGGAATTGAATTTGAAAGAGAAGGGATCCATACCGGAAATTGCAGAGTAAATGGTGTTGATGTTCCGGTTGGGCCAGTTAATGTATATCACTGTTGTGGTGATGGCATATTTGGCCTGGGCGATTTGATCGGAGGATATGAGGTGAAAAATGAGCATTAGCAGAGTAATTGAATCAATAGAGCGTGATGCATTCAGCCGCTCCATGAATCTTCCGGAAAATGGATTTGACGGACAGGCGGATGTAAAAGTGTTCCCAGATGGTAGTCGTTGGGCAACGTGCCCATGGTGTGATAAGAAAGCGATAAAAATACTACCAGAAACTAAAATTCATATGATGCCATATAAATGTAAGAATAGTAAATGCGAAAAAGAGTTTATAATTAATCTCTAATGAAATTATTGACAGAACGCATCTATTTATGATAGTCTGAAAGAAGAAAAAGTATAAAGTCTGATTTAAACCAGAGCCTAGTGAGCCTTCGGACCTTTGTTAATAAACAGAGGAAGGAGGCTCTTTTTAATGGATTTTCATGAACACAAAGAAATAATCAAAAAGTTAAAGCGGCAGATTGAAACGCCGCCTTCTTACGACATTCTGAACATTCTGTTATCAGAACTCCAATATACAATGCAAGATAATCCGGATTTGCCAGTTGAGGACCGGGACTTTATCATGGCCTATTCCGGGTTTATCAAGAAATGGGCGGTTACAAGGTTTGTCCAGACCATGGAAATTCGCTGGGACGATTTGTACTGGAAAACATTGCATTTTGAAGCTCCTTTTTTGTTTGAATCTTATCTGATTTACCTGGAGAAGAACCGGGAAGCAAAAGACCGCTTTTATTTACCGAAACGCAAGCAGCTGAATAAGCATGGCTTGATTCAGGCAATGCAGGATCTGGAAGATGATAGGTTAGATATCTTAAGTATATCTATGCCGCCAGGGACGCAGAAGACAACCTTGGAGAAGTTCTTTGCATCGTGGGTAATAGGAAAGCATCCTGATGATTTTAGTTTGTTTTATTCTCACAGTGGGGATATTACGAGAATGTTCTATGACGGCATATATGATATCACTACAAATTCAGATGAATACACTTGGAGCGAGATATTCCCAGATGTGAAACTTGAAAGCACAAATGCCAAGACAGAGACAATTAATTTTAATAAATATAAGCCTTTCCCCAATATTCAGTGTACCTCCATTGGTTCAAAAAATGCCGGTAAGGTTAGGTGTAACCGGTACTTGTATTGTGATGATCTTATTGGCGGCATTGAAGAGGCTCTGAATAAGATCAGATTAGACAAACTCTGGTCTTTGTATAGTGTTGATGGTAAACAGAGAAAGATGGACGGCTGTAAAGAAATTCATATTGCTACAAGATGGTCCGTCCATGATGTGATTGGAAGAATAAAGAATTTATATCACAATAGTGACCGGGTGAGATTCATTAAAGTTCCCGATATCGATCCGATTACTGAAGAATCAAACTTTGACTATGAATATAATGGTTTTTCAGTTGCTTTCTTCAATGATCAGGCACTGGCCATGGATGATATTTCTTATAAGTGTCTATATAAAAGCCAGCCAATTGAACGTGAAGGCTTGCTATATCATGAAGATGAATTAAGGCGATACTTTAAACTTCCAGAAAGAGAGCCTGATGCTCTTCTTGGTATTTGTGATACGAAGGACAAGGGGGCAGATTATATGTTCCTACCTTGCGTGGCCCAGTATGGAAGCGATTATTACTGCTTAGATTGCGTTTGTGATGATAATTCCGACTATGGTGTTCAGTATGAAAGGTGTTCTCAGATAATAGTGAATAATAAGCTGCAGCAGTGCCAGTTTGAAAGCAATAATGGCGGTAGCCGTGTTGGGTACGAAGTAAATAAACTGGTAGAGCAGAAAAACGGCCGTTGCAATATTACCACTAAATTCACTGATAGCAACAAGGAAACGAAGATTATCGTAAATGCGGACTGGGTGAAAAAGCATGTTTTGTTTAAAGATTCTTCACTCTATAAAGCCAAAAGCGATTATGGTATAATGATGAGTTTTCTGCTTAGCTATTCTGTAAAAGGCAAAAATCCGCATGATGATGTACCTGATGGTTGGGCGCAGTTTGCATTGTTCACACAGAATATGGGTGGCGCTAAAGTCACAGCTTTTCGAAGACCGTGTTAAGGAGGATTGATTATGAAATTGACGAGGGAATATTTAGCGACTTATACATATCTAGAATCCGAAATTAAGCGTCTCAGGCGCAGGATAAAATACTATGAGAGTAATCCGTTGACTTCTGAATATGGGATTGTGAAAGGATCCCTGCAGCAATTTCCATATACGGAATGCCATTTCGTAGTTTCAGGGGCAAATGTGAAATCAAATGAGGAAAGAGAAAAGGCGGTACGTCAGCTCCTAATTGATTTGAAAGGCAATGAACAACTTTTTGAAGATATGAAACTGGAGATAGAGTGTTTTCTTGAAAAGCTGGGACCGGAACAGCTGGAGATGAAGCAAATTCTGTATTTTCGATATGTTGAACGATGGTCTTATGATGAGATTGCAAGAGAATTAAATTACGATAGAACTACTGTTCAAAAGAAAATTGATAGGTTATTAGACTTAATGTAATATTATAATTGCATACACATAGTTACCTGAAATGTATTCTATGTATTTTAATATTATTGGTATTTTATTTATTGGTAATTTGTGATAAAATTAAGCATTATGGGGGGTGCGAACTAATGAAATTAATGGATTATGAATTTGGTTTCGCTGATGCGACAAAGGAGTATATAAGGAAACCAGAAATATTTGAAAATGCTTTTTGTGATACAAGAAACATCGTAGAAAAATTGATTGATGGATATGAATTTTTATTGATTGGAAGGAAAGGAGTTGGGAAGTCTGCGTATAGTAGCAAGATTCAATCAATAGCTAAACTTTCCAATACTGAATTAATAGCAAAATTAATGAATTTAAATGACTTTGAATTTAGCACATTCGCGAAGACGGGAATTGACAACGATGTTTCAGGAACCCAAAAATATAAGAGTTCATGGGATTTTATATTATTGTTTGCAATATATAAAGTATTATTTAATGATTTACAAATGACAGAATCTAGTGCCATAAATGATGTAGTGTTTATGCTTGATCAAGCTGGATTCTCTTTGGATAATGAATATAAAACTGATATAGTTCGATTAACAAAAATAAAAATGGGTGTTGGAGTAGTTAATTTTGATGCGGAATTCGAAAAGAAATATAACTCATCTCCAAGTAATTATTTAGAAAGAATTTCAGTTATAACAGAAAAAATGCTGTATGGAATTTCAGATGCATACTTAAATGAAAGAAAAGTTGTAATTATTATAGATGGCTTAGATGATGTTTTAAGATATAAAAAAAATAAAGCTGAAATAATATCTAGCCTGATTAGAAGTGTAGACTTTTTAAATGACAAGTGTGCTCAATTTCATAAAAAAATAAAAATAGTATTACTTATTAGAGAAGATATTATTGCCATGTTAAATGATCCTGATCTAAATAAAATAATACAAGATGGTGCTATTATTTTAAATTGGAGCAATCGATTAGAGGAATTAAAGAAAATTGTAGACTTACGATTTCAATTATCAGGTATGTCAGAATCGAATGCTCTGAAGTGTTGGGATAAGATTTTTCCTCCAAAGATTAGGGGCAAAAGCACATGGTTACATGTCCTAGATCATACACTATATAAACCAAGAGATATTTTGCAATTTCTAAAATATTGCCAAATGGAATATCCAAATAATGAAACATTATCACTTTCGGATACACAAAATTCTCTCAAGGTATATTCAAATAAATATTTTATCGAGGAAATGAAAAATGAATTGTCGGGATTTATTGATGAAGAATTGATATATCTAATACCTACTGTATTTAGAAGATTGGGCGGAAGAGCATTTGATTTAAAAGAGATAGTACGTTTATTTGACGAACAATGCAATAAATGTGTTACCGAAGATTCAATTAAAACTTTGTTGCTATATTTATTTGATGCTGGTTACATTGGACAGCTTGTATCAAATGGAAATAAGAATGGGACAAAGAGATCAGTGATTTTCAAATATCGTAATCCAACGGCAAGAATTGACTATTATCAAAAATTTATAACACATCAAGGTTTGCATAGTGGTTTAGGTGTAAGATTGTAAAAAGGGATTCCCCGGACATGCCGGACGGGAATCCCTAAAAGTAGCTACTCTTTCATAGTATATCTTGAATATATATGATTTATTCAAAGATTGCAAGTCCTTTTTTTAAAAAGTGATATTTTTTGATTTAGAATTGGTGAAACATTCCCACAATTCCCATTTCTAATATGATAAAATGATATCGTGGTATATAATAAAAAGAAAGCGTTGTCGCAGAGATGACGCTTTTTGTTATGTCTGGAGGTGGGAATTTGACGTTTGAAGGCTGGCTGCTTAAGATAAACGAAAAAGTGTTTCCAAATGAATTGATAGCTCTGGAATCATATAAGTGCACGCCGGACCAGATAATGGACCTGGATCCCTACCGAGATGGAAGTGGAGAACTACATCGAAACGTATTACCGCATACAGCTACGTCCATCGAATTTTCCACCACACATCTACGATTGAGAGATGCTGACAAGTTGAACGGGTTTGTTCCTCATGGCGTCCGTGTTAAATGTGAAATTGAATATTGGAATCCCAATACGTCCTCGTATAAAGCGGGGGCGTTTTATATTTCCGATATTCCGTATGAGATTGTAAATGTTGATGAGAAAAGAAAGGATATACTCTACAAACCGATTAAGATAACTTTAACCGAATATTAAGGAGGTCGGTTCTTTGCTGAATATTCCAGAAGAAATTAAAGCCTTGTACCGAGCAGATAATTTAAGTACTGCCACACAAAGGCATCTGAAGCTTCGGTTCTATGATGGGAAGATTAATCTCCCGGAAGATGTTCTTTTTCATAAAGAATCATTACCGGTTGACCAGGAGCCAATATATGTTATTGATAATAGCCAGATAATATCCGAATCCCTTACGATAGAAGAAAATTTATGTGCAAGCCCGGACTTGAAATTTGGAGAATGTAATTCAACACAGTTTGATATAGTGGTGGCTGATGTACTACTAGATCTGACCGGGAAAGAATTTATACTTACGGTTGAGGTTGGTGGCTATGAAATGGCTATGGGGGTTTACAAAGTAGATAGCTTTGTTCGGGAACAAGCTGATAGGCGGCGTAAGAAAATTGTTGCCTATGATCGAATGTTGAAATTTGACGTTGACGTGGCGGAATGGTATCAAGGTCTGTCCTTTCCCATGACCTTGAAACAGTTCCGGGATTCACTGTGCGCGTATGTCGGCGTTACTCAGATCTCCGTGATATTGCCTCTTGACGATATGCAGATTACAAAAACCATTGATCCGGAGCAGTTGGATGGCCGTAAGGTTTTAATTGCCATCTGTGAAATAAATGGTTGCTTCGGAAACTTTGATAAGATCGGCCGGCTTACATATAAATTTCTGGGTTTTTCAGGTTTGTTTCCGTCAGAGACTTTATATCCGTCTGATGATTTGTTTCCATCAGAAATGACCAACGCAGAAAATTTGTCACGGTACAAACAGTCTGAAACCTATTATGAGGATTTTGTAACAAGACCATTTAACAAAGTGCAGATTCGGCAGGAGGAAGGTGATGTAGGGGTTTCTTACGGGTCGGGAAAAAACTGCTATATTATTCAGGGGAATTATTTGGTTTATGGTAAGTCAGCAGAAGAACTTCCATCAATTGCGGCAACGGTATATGAGCAGATATCCAGGAGGATATATAAACCAAGTCATATTGTAGGCCCGGCACTGCCATGGGTGGAGGTTGGCGATGGCATTATTTGCTATACCACCGATGATGTTATTGAAACTTACTGTCTTAAGCGTACTATGAAAGGTATTCAGGGCATGATGGATACCTATGAATCTCAAGGAAGTAGTGAGCGGGAACAGAGTTTCGGACTTGGTGACCAAATTATTCAACTTGAGGGTAAGGCGGCTGTTATTAAAAAGTCTGTGGAAGAAGTATCCGTAAGGGTAACTGACCTGAAAGCAGAAACCGAAGCAAAGTTCGCTATTACCGCTGAACAGATCCTTGCAGAAGTCACCAGGGCAAAGCAGGCAGAGGCTTCTTTGAGCATCAGGGCGGATCAGATTGCTTTATCCGTGACAAACCTTACCAATGATACTAATTCACGGTTTATGCAGACAGCCGAACAGATCGCCCTTAAGGTGAGCAAAGGGCAGGTATCTTCACAACTTTCAGTAGAGAGTGATAAGGTTACGATATCCAGCAACCGGCTCATTGTAAACAGTACAAATTTTCAACTTGATGGCAATGGAAACGCCACATTTAGCGGAAAGGTTCAAGGTGCGCAGGTTGTAGGTTCTTCAATAAGCGGTGGTTCAATCAATATAGGTGGCGGTACTTTCTGGGTGGATTCCGGAGGAAATGCAGCTATTAACGCAGGACAAATAAATCTTGGAAGTGTAAATATAAATCCTAATTATTCTGATCTGGGGGCGTTTAGGGTTACTAGTCAAAGGTATGGAGCAATCTATAGTGCGAACGGTGAAATAGAACTCGTGACAAGTCAAAATGACGGAACCGGTCCGGCATTAATATTGAAAAGAGGTGGAAATGTATCAACCAGGGTTGGATATGGAAGTATAGTAACTGGAGATATTTGGTTAACTAATCGAAGTGATTTTTGGGGAGGTTGGACAATAACTGATGAAATAATATTATTACATAATAGGGTTTTTGGAACGAGTTATTAAAATTTGAAGAGAGGTTGAAATTAAAAGAAAAACTGGATATAATAAGGTTAAGGAGGGGTTAAAATGAAAAATATCATTAGGCTACCACTAATAACAATATTATTAATAACAATATTTTCTTTTAATGCATTCGCCATGAATAATGAATACATTGCACCTGAACGGCAAACACCATTAAACGAAAAAAGGAATGAAGATCGTTCACTTGATTTTAGATGGACCTGGATAAGTGATGATTCATGTGTTCGATTTAGAACAAATGAAAACGTAAATAAAGCTAGAATTGATAAAATGTATGAATTAGGAGCATTGCCACAGTGGGCAGAAGACGGAAAAGATGGTTATGGAGTTGTTAAAAAACGATATACCTATTCTGGAAAGTGGGTACAAGCTGCAGATGGTATCTGGTCTTTTTTGTTTGATGATTACACAATTCCAGTAGGTGTAACACTAATTGATGGCGTACTGTATGCATTTAACACCTATGGAGAACTGAAAGCTGATTATGAGTACTATGATGGTTTAAAAACTAAGGCAGACGGCTTGGTAAAAGCGGACAGTGCAGAATTTACCCAATGGCTCACAACTCAGTATCTTCCAGAATGTACAAGCCACGAATAAGAGGTTGCAAGCAAGGAGCAGTAGATTTTCCCCTGCTCCTTTCCTATGTCAAGAAATGAACAGTGGTTTTTAGAGTGAGAGGATTATAATTTGATTAAGTCCTCGCCTATTCATTATTTGCCATAAATTTAGGGAGATTGATTGAACTGGTTATGAAATCAGAAGGAGCATGTTAATTGCTACGGTCCTAAAACCTGTTTTTCAACAGACCAGATACAGGATTGTTTTATTAAGGTTCCTATTTACGAACAGTTAACTATGTTCAGTGAAATCATTACAAGATATTAAGGAG encodes the following:
- a CDS encoding DUF6711 family protein translates to MTFEGWLLKINEKVFPNELIALESYKCTPDQIMDLDPYRDGSGELHRNVLPHTATSIEFSTTHLRLRDADKLNGFVPHGVRVKCEIEYWNPNTSSYKAGAFYISDIPYEIVNVDEKRKDILYKPIKITLTEY
- a CDS encoding sigma factor-like helix-turn-helix DNA-binding protein; translation: MKLTREYLATYTYLESEIKRLRRRIKYYESNPLTSEYGIVKGSLQQFPYTECHFVVSGANVKSNEEREKAVRQLLIDLKGNEQLFEDMKLEIECFLEKLGPEQLEMKQILYFRYVERWSYDEIARELNYDRTTVQKKIDRLLDLM
- a CDS encoding P-loop ATPase, Sll1717 family; this translates as MKLMDYEFGFADATKEYIRKPEIFENAFCDTRNIVEKLIDGYEFLLIGRKGVGKSAYSSKIQSIAKLSNTELIAKLMNLNDFEFSTFAKTGIDNDVSGTQKYKSSWDFILLFAIYKVLFNDLQMTESSAINDVVFMLDQAGFSLDNEYKTDIVRLTKIKMGVGVVNFDAEFEKKYNSSPSNYLERISVITEKMLYGISDAYLNERKVVIIIDGLDDVLRYKKNKAEIISSLIRSVDFLNDKCAQFHKKIKIVLLIREDIIAMLNDPDLNKIIQDGAIILNWSNRLEELKKIVDLRFQLSGMSESNALKCWDKIFPPKIRGKSTWLHVLDHTLYKPRDILQFLKYCQMEYPNNETLSLSDTQNSLKVYSNKYFIEEMKNELSGFIDEELIYLIPTVFRRLGGRAFDLKEIVRLFDEQCNKCVTEDSIKTLLLYLFDAGYIGQLVSNGNKNGTKRSVIFKYRNPTARIDYYQKFITHQGLHSGLGVRL